The Calditrichota bacterium genomic interval ACGTCGTCACGGGATTGGTCAAGAGCCTGGTCTTTGCCTGGCTTATCGTAGCGCTGGCAGCGTTTTACGGATTGCGAGTTAAGGGTGGGGCGGAGGCGGTAGGACGGGCAACGACGGCGTCCGTCGTCGCTTCAATCTTTGCCGTTATTGTAGCGGATGCGGTCCTGGGGCTGCTGTTTTACCTGTAATATGAATCCCATGAAACCTCAACCAGTGACTACCTTCTGATCGTCCCGTTGGCCGCCCTAATCTTCAGAATGCGATCTGCAAGAAGGTCATCTATCTCTGCCAGCACCTCCGGCTCGATTGTCCATCCTGACCCGCCAACATTCTCCTCCACCTGCGCGGCACTGCGCGCTCCCACAATGGCGCTGGTGATTACCTGGTCCCGAAGCACCCACGCCACCGCCAGTTGACCTGCCGTCCGACTGTAGCGGCTCGCGAGTTTCTTCAGTTCTGTTGCAAAGCCTAAATTGATTGCGAGATTCGGCTCGCGAAACTCGGCAGACCGACGGCGCCAATCGTCCGGCGCCACACGAGCCATATCAAAGCGGCCAGTCAACAGCCCGCATTGCAAAGGGCTGTAGGCAATCACACCGATATTCGATTCGCGGCAATAGCCGAGAATCTCATCCTCGACACCTCGTCGGAGCATCGAGTAAGGTGGCTGCAGCGATGCGATGGGACGAACCGAGACCACCCTGCGCAACTGAGCCACATTGAAGTTTGAGACTCCGCCGTAACGCACTTTGCCGGTTGCGATTAGCCGCCCTATCGCCTCCCACCCTTCATCAATATGCGCTTCGTCATCGGGCCAGTGTATCTGGTAGAGGTCGATATGATCGGTCTGCAACCGGCCAAGACTCGCCTCGCACTCACGAATGATCGAATCCGCCGCAAGGTAACATGAAGTCTTACCGCTTTCATCCCAGATCAGTGAGCACTTCGTCGCGATAATGATGTCTTCACGTTTGCCTGCCACTGCTTTGGCAACCAGTTCTTCGCTATGGCCAAGCCCATAGACGGCGGCAGTGTCGATCCAATTGATTCCGAGGTCGATTGCCCTCTCAATGGCTCGAACCGCCTCGTCGTCATCCTGTGCGCCCCATCCGAAGGTCCAGGCGCCGCCAATGGCCCATGCACCGAAGCCGATTTCAGTGAGTTCAAGCGAAGTTGTCCCCAACCGACGTTTGTTCATTAGGGAGTCTATTCCTGGACGAAGAAAATGGACTATAGATGCAGTGTTATCGGCTGACCTGGTTGTCTGCCATAGAACTTATCCATTGCTACCCGGTGAGCCTCATAGCCCGGACGACCCATCAGTGCATAGGTCGCGACTTTGCCAGCCTCGACACCGGGTTGGTCGAGTGGATTGACCCGGTAGTAACCGCCGGCATAAAGCGTCGCGGCTTCGAGGAGATACATTAGTGATCCGATATGACGTTCGTCGATATCGTCGATCTCGAGGTTGATGACCGGACGTCCGGCCTGCGCCAGAGAAAAGGCTGTCGCCCGACGTTCGGCGTTGAGCACATCGCCGGCATCGACGCCTTGAAGGTAAGCAATTTCCGGCACGTCGGTGCCGATGTCTGGTAGTGTCAGTTCGCGCTTAAAGCGCCTCGTCCCTAAAATGAGAAAAGCCTTATCGGGCGGGCCTTCAACATAGAGTTGCACTTGAGAATGCTGATCGGTCGCGCCGATCGCCTTTACCGGAGTCGGACCGGTGAATACTTCGTGCCCATCGAGGTTGTAGCGTTTTCCCAACGACTCGGCCCAAAGTTGCCGGAACCAATCGGCTATCAAGTAGAGCCGGTTGGAGTAAGCGAAAAGGACGTGAATCGGCTTATCTTTGGCAACCTGAGCCGTGTAAAACAGCGCTGCCAGAAGCGCTGCCGGATTCTCTTCCAGCACCGGATTGAAGCAGACATCCCGGGTGGTTCGCGCCCCCGCACAAAGTTCCTGAATGTCGATTCCCGTCAGTGCTGCCGGAAGTAGGCCGACCGGGGTTAAAAGGGAAAATCTGCCACCCACACCCGGATGAATAGGCAAGGTCGCAACCCGGTGCTCGT includes:
- a CDS encoding ABC transporter permease, giving the protein VVTGLVKSLVFAWLIVALAAFYGLRVKGGAEAVGRATTASVVASIFAVIVADAVLGLLFYL
- a CDS encoding aldo/keto reductase, whose protein sequence is MNKRRLGTTSLELTEIGFGAWAIGGAWTFGWGAQDDDEAVRAIERAIDLGINWIDTAAVYGLGHSEELVAKAVAGKREDIIIATKCSLIWDESGKTSCYLAADSIIRECEASLGRLQTDHIDLYQIHWPDDEAHIDEGWEAIGRLIATGKVRYGGVSNFNVAQLRRVVSVRPIASLQPPYSMLRRGVEDEILGYCRESNIGVIAYSPLQCGLLTGRFDMARVAPDDWRRRSAEFREPNLAINLGFATELKKLASRYSRTAGQLAVAWVLRDQVITSAIVGARSAAQVEENVGGSGWTIEPEVLAEIDDLLADRILKIRAANGTIRR
- a CDS encoding glucose-6-phosphate isomerase, whose protein sequence is MSIHLDPRMAMAESIGIQHGINTGDLEAVRYVFNAVRQDIASRHATGQLPFWDLPFDQALIDQVEVFAKEAQERFDNLVLMGIGGSALGPIALHSALNHPQHNLLPASKRNGLRFFCPDNVDPDLLGSVLDVTDPKSTLYNVVSKSGGTTETVAQFLIVVELLQRALGSKWRDHLILTTDPEQGLLRKFANEHRVATLPIHPGVGGRFSLLTPVGLLPAALTGIDIQELCAGARTTRDVCFNPVLEENPAALLAALFYTAQVAKDKPIHVLFAYSNRLYLIADWFRQLWAESLGKRYNLDGHEVFTGPTPVKAIGATDQHSQVQLYVEGPPDKAFLILGTRRFKRELTLPDIGTDVPEIAYLQGVDAGDVLNAERRATAFSLAQAGRPVINLEIDDIDERHIGSLMYLLEAATLYAGGYYRVNPLDQPGVEAGKVATYALMGRPGYEAHRVAMDKFYGRQPGQPITLHL